In one window of Maribacter sp. BPC-D8 DNA:
- a CDS encoding M48 family metallopeptidase: MSYTSQTLTDLEKEHQTAINTAQERMLTELNEAQASGNLEKIQEASVVFQNVTTELANEYTAKIEEINALNHKATVAGEPEIYTNKRADIDLNLLVYDGDRDYVIAFQQDELIQKTLEKVNTNSGKFKSRKHLLKSSLRLTKTLAPMLHEIGEHCKNVLKLKADIEFFVYQGDMFNASCYPPDENKLYIILSSGILERFSKEELIFVVGHEIGHVLFEHFDYPVRQILDVGENDLAPIHAMKLYAWNRNAEISADRAGLLCCQDFEAVGRTFFKLSSGVTTDSLDFQLNSYIEQFVDLEEVLNDANHDPSDWYSTHPFSPLRIKALELFNKSETYAAFNTSIIGEITEEAMEVEIKRIMSLMEPENLEEEGEHSEKIQRLMFLGGYLISNADGVVDDAEIQALSSIVAPKVFANCMMTIKGLTEDEMISEVQELTHDLHIVLSVMQKLNILRDLSIISYADGHIDDSEVNVLYNLARLLHINTDFIDRVISDAQGIE; encoded by the coding sequence ATGTCATATACATCACAAACATTAACAGATTTAGAAAAGGAACATCAAACTGCTATTAATACAGCACAAGAAAGAATGTTGACCGAGTTGAACGAGGCACAGGCATCTGGTAATTTAGAAAAAATACAAGAAGCGAGCGTGGTTTTTCAAAATGTAACTACAGAATTAGCAAATGAATATACTGCTAAAATTGAAGAAATCAATGCTCTAAATCATAAGGCAACTGTAGCTGGAGAACCAGAAATTTATACCAATAAAAGAGCTGATATCGATTTAAATTTGTTGGTCTATGATGGTGATAGAGATTATGTTATCGCTTTTCAGCAAGATGAACTAATACAAAAAACACTAGAAAAGGTAAATACCAATAGCGGTAAGTTTAAATCTAGAAAACACTTATTAAAATCTAGTTTAAGGTTGACAAAAACTCTTGCGCCAATGCTTCACGAAATTGGTGAGCATTGTAAGAATGTTTTAAAATTAAAAGCCGACATTGAGTTTTTTGTATACCAAGGCGATATGTTTAATGCATCTTGCTATCCGCCAGATGAGAATAAGTTATACATCATTTTATCTTCTGGTATTTTAGAGCGTTTTTCTAAAGAGGAATTAATTTTTGTAGTAGGTCATGAAATCGGACACGTTCTTTTTGAGCATTTTGATTATCCGGTAAGACAAATTTTAGATGTTGGTGAAAATGATTTGGCGCCCATACATGCTATGAAATTATATGCATGGAACAGAAATGCAGAAATCAGTGCCGATAGAGCTGGTCTGTTATGTTGCCAAGATTTTGAAGCTGTAGGTCGTACATTCTTTAAACTATCTTCTGGTGTAACTACAGATTCTTTAGACTTTCAATTAAATTCTTATATAGAGCAGTTTGTTGATTTAGAAGAAGTTTTGAATGATGCTAATCACGATCCTTCAGATTGGTATAGTACCCACCCATTTAGTCCATTACGTATTAAAGCATTAGAGCTTTTTAATAAGAGTGAAACCTATGCTGCTTTTAATACATCTATAATCGGTGAAATTACAGAAGAAGCTATGGAGGTTGAAATTAAACGAATAATGTCGTTAATGGAGCCAGAAAACTTAGAGGAAGAAGGTGAGCATTCAGAGAAAATTCAGCGTTTAATGTTCTTAGGTGGTTATTTAATATCAAATGCTGACGGAGTAGTAGATGATGCTGAAATACAAGCTTTAAGTAGTATTGTTGCGCCTAAAGTCTTTGCTAATTGTATGATGACTATTAAAGGGCTTACAGAAGATGAGATGATTAGTGAGGTACAAGAGCTAACGCATGACTTACATATTGTACTTTCTGTAATGCAAAAACTGAATATTCTTAGAGATTTATCTATCATATCTTATGCAGATGGTCATATAGACGATAGCGAAGTCAATGTATTGTATAACCTAGCTAGGCTTTTACATATCAACACAGATTTTATTGATCGTGTTATTAGCGATGCTCAGGGTATAGAATAA
- a CDS encoding DUF6882 domain-containing protein gives MGLKEKRIIKAFENDLYPALEADIYAAAGYNVTIEIQWDTLQEDRFSHLYNDTFPKVYFLPLIEAFKAICVDDMGVDLLKAGLKKVIIINENDHHNEERAITFEDGVLKIDHSPVINADRVDNRTARIVALLEDKLEDFAESGNSNTSAASTESTEKETTENTQEKTIDINEMYNRSFVTSIEKQEVFNEMVKGLDWSCDMAEGKLTFGEDKVFDIQIFGTYSENEKSWMWAWANTQSGISETYLQTSLAVKAFGKAMNISDFTTPKFAVESDPGAFFATIATASIGESCYVPLAFKGVMVYVTIKSEEADSKAKNTAESICSHISKVTSEYTFPHKFSLYFYLTAKGYDVELPGNNLVAKKGDDQILGIFDLKGKLMKISNTNLLTQA, from the coding sequence ATGGGATTAAAAGAAAAAAGAATTATTAAAGCATTTGAAAACGATTTATACCCAGCATTAGAAGCTGATATCTATGCAGCTGCAGGTTATAATGTAACCATAGAGATTCAATGGGATACATTACAAGAAGATCGTTTTTCTCACTTGTATAATGATACGTTTCCTAAAGTATATTTTCTGCCCTTAATTGAAGCTTTTAAAGCAATTTGTGTAGATGATATGGGTGTTGATCTTTTAAAAGCGGGATTAAAAAAAGTAATCATTATCAATGAAAATGATCATCATAATGAAGAGCGCGCCATAACTTTTGAAGATGGTGTTTTGAAAATTGATCATAGTCCGGTAATCAATGCGGATAGGGTAGATAATCGTACAGCTAGAATTGTTGCTTTATTAGAAGATAAATTAGAAGATTTCGCTGAAAGCGGAAATTCAAATACTAGTGCTGCATCTACCGAGAGTACAGAAAAAGAAACCACTGAAAATACTCAAGAGAAAACAATCGACATTAATGAAATGTACAACCGATCTTTTGTGACATCTATAGAGAAACAAGAAGTTTTTAATGAAATGGTCAAAGGGTTGGACTGGAGCTGTGATATGGCTGAAGGTAAATTGACTTTCGGAGAAGATAAAGTCTTTGATATTCAAATATTTGGTACGTATTCAGAGAATGAAAAAAGTTGGATGTGGGCATGGGCAAATACGCAAAGCGGAATATCTGAAACATATTTACAGACCTCGTTAGCAGTAAAAGCATTTGGTAAAGCAATGAATATAAGCGATTTTACTACACCTAAGTTTGCTGTAGAAAGTGATCCCGGTGCCTTTTTTGCAACAATTGCAACTGCATCTATAGGAGAAAGCTGTTACGTGCCCTTAGCTTTTAAAGGTGTAATGGTTTATGTAACCATTAAATCTGAAGAAGCAGATAGTAAAGCTAAGAATACAGCTGAGTCCATTTGCTCTCATATTTCAAAAGTAACATCAGAATATACTTTTCCTCATAAGTTTAGCCTGTATTTTTATCTAACAGCTAAAGGCTATGATGTAGAGTTGCCAGGTAATAATCTTGTAGCAAAAAAAGGAGATGATCAAATTTTAGGAATATTTGATTTAAAAGGGAAATTAATGAAAATTTCTAATACAAATTTATTAACTCAAGCCTAA